One Parageobacillus sp. KH3-4 genomic region harbors:
- a CDS encoding extradiol ring-cleavage dioxygenase: MSLELAMLVPHTPRMCFEDRAPDFQRELVQGMHEVAKVIEQVKPHTLVLISCHWMSSFDHFVDVTPRHKGVLTAVECPDLISDVPYDYPGDEELGRQLVQAGKNAGLRVVEVNDPTYIWDYGTVVPLRYLVLNEDIAVISLSVTWAANLHETYIWGQLIGKVLRESEKKTMFISSGALSHNLVRRPEALPTLAEQALDREFLQYLKNGDVSAAWNMLPQYARISGVESGGRHLAALLGVIQENYKSHYYGYGQSSGSGNVVMTFEPHPAQYKTVYVSQQMANRL; this comes from the coding sequence ATGAGCCTCGAATTAGCGATGCTTGTCCCTCATACGCCAAGAATGTGCTTTGAAGATCGCGCCCCTGATTTTCAGCGCGAATTAGTCCAAGGGATGCATGAAGTCGCCAAAGTGATTGAGCAGGTCAAGCCGCATACGCTTGTGCTTATTTCATGCCATTGGATGTCAAGTTTTGACCATTTTGTCGATGTCACTCCCCGGCATAAAGGGGTATTGACAGCCGTTGAATGCCCGGATCTCATCTCTGATGTGCCATACGATTATCCGGGGGACGAAGAGCTCGGAAGACAGCTTGTCCAAGCAGGGAAGAACGCTGGTCTTCGGGTCGTTGAAGTCAATGACCCGACGTATATTTGGGACTACGGGACCGTTGTTCCGCTCCGCTATTTAGTGCTGAATGAAGATATCGCCGTCATCAGCCTGTCGGTTACATGGGCGGCCAACTTGCACGAAACGTATATATGGGGGCAGCTCATCGGCAAAGTGTTGCGCGAAAGCGAGAAAAAGACGATGTTTATTAGCAGCGGCGCGCTTTCCCATAACCTTGTCCGCCGTCCGGAAGCGCTACCAACATTGGCAGAGCAAGCGTTGGATCGCGAATTTTTGCAATATTTAAAAAATGGAGATGTATCTGCAGCATGGAACATGCTTCCGCAATACGCGCGAATTTCAGGAGTCGAGTCAGGAGGACGGCATCTCGCCGCGCTGCTTGGGGTCATTCAAGAAAACTATAAAAGCCATTATTACGGATATGGCCAATCATCCGGTAGCGGCAATGTGGTCATGACGTTTGAGCCGCACCCGGCCCAATACAAAACTGTGTATGTTTCGCAACAGATGGCTAATCGTTTATAA
- a CDS encoding ABC transporter substrate-binding protein, protein MEKKKRFLKLNITGLIMMIAVMLIIAGCAQSSGTSGNTGSSKEESSSGLLKIGFILSQTGTFAPLSEGIINGFKLYLEEHNGMLGGKKVEIKVEDDEANPQVALRKYRQLVHSEKVDILVGPISSAVVYALRDEVEKDKKVLIDANAAGDDLAWSKKSNYVYRASFSNWQNGSSAAKYLANNVGKKAVILAPDYPAGKEVLRAFKAAFEAAGGKVAKELYPKLNTNDFAPYLQEASAENPDLIYAFFTGSDGIRFVTQYKEFGLKGKIPLAGALEFGDELITQPTGEAAEGIITGINYSPYLDNEQNKQFVEAYKAKYGKLPNIFSVEGYDSAAMIDKAVAEAGSVRSEDLIKVLKGISFDSPRGPITIDPATNNPIQNFYIAKNELKDGVIVPKVIEMVKNVTMPETSPFE, encoded by the coding sequence ATGGAAAAAAAGAAGAGATTTTTAAAACTAAACATAACGGGTCTTATTATGATGATCGCGGTCATGCTGATCATTGCGGGATGTGCGCAAAGTAGCGGGACATCAGGCAACACCGGTTCAAGCAAAGAAGAATCTTCTTCGGGTCTGCTTAAGATCGGCTTCATTCTCTCACAAACCGGCACATTTGCGCCATTATCAGAAGGGATTATCAACGGATTTAAACTTTACTTGGAAGAACATAACGGCATGTTAGGCGGGAAAAAAGTTGAAATAAAAGTTGAAGATGATGAAGCAAACCCGCAAGTGGCGTTACGTAAGTATCGCCAATTAGTTCATAGCGAAAAGGTCGATATTCTTGTGGGCCCTATCTCTTCAGCTGTCGTCTATGCATTACGTGATGAAGTAGAAAAAGATAAAAAGGTGTTAATCGATGCCAATGCAGCCGGCGATGACCTCGCATGGAGCAAAAAGAGCAATTATGTGTACCGCGCTTCTTTTTCGAATTGGCAAAACGGGAGCAGCGCTGCTAAATATTTAGCAAATAACGTCGGCAAGAAAGCGGTTATACTTGCTCCGGATTATCCTGCTGGAAAGGAAGTTTTACGAGCATTTAAGGCCGCTTTTGAAGCGGCGGGCGGAAAGGTAGCAAAGGAACTTTATCCGAAATTAAACACCAATGATTTTGCGCCGTATCTTCAAGAGGCATCTGCAGAAAATCCGGATCTGATCTATGCATTCTTTACAGGCAGTGACGGAATCCGCTTTGTTACCCAATATAAAGAGTTTGGGCTGAAGGGGAAAATTCCTTTAGCGGGAGCTTTAGAGTTTGGCGATGAGTTAATTACCCAGCCTACCGGTGAAGCGGCAGAAGGAATTATAACGGGGATTAATTACTCTCCATACCTAGATAATGAACAAAATAAACAATTTGTGGAAGCATATAAAGCAAAATATGGAAAACTGCCTAATATTTTTTCTGTGGAGGGATACGACTCTGCGGCAATGATTGATAAAGCCGTTGCGGAAGCAGGAAGTGTCCGTTCAGAGGATTTAATCAAAGTGCTCAAAGGAATTTCTTTTGACAGTCCGCGCGGCCCAATTACGATTGATCCTGCAACAAATAACCCGATTCAAAATTTCTATATTGCTAAGAACGAGCTGAAAGATGGCGTCATTGTACCTAAAGTCATTGAAATGGTTAAAAACGTAACCATGCCGGAAACTTCGCCGTTTGAATAA
- a CDS encoding branched-chain amino acid ABC transporter permease, translating to MSIFYAQLLTGLAYGMLYFMIAAGLTIILGVMNVVNLAHGTLFMLGAYIAFTFISDELNFWIALLLSVLLTAVLGIILEKLLIKHVYGKELEQVLLTFGLSFIIADVVKWIWGTEMQTLSAPALLNASLSIGDMVFPLYRLFVVFIGCLLALLLWYLESKTRIGAIIRAGVDDRAMVGALGINVGLVFTGVFAFGAALAGLSGVLGGPLIGMYTGMDSEILVTSLIVVVIGGLGSWKGSFISAILIGVIETFGKVWFPSLSMLIVFLIMIVVLIIRPQGLFGREVA from the coding sequence TTGTCCATCTTTTATGCGCAACTGTTGACGGGTCTGGCCTATGGAATGTTGTATTTCATGATTGCGGCAGGATTGACCATTATTCTTGGCGTGATGAACGTCGTTAATCTTGCCCATGGGACACTATTTATGCTGGGGGCTTATATTGCCTTTACGTTCATTAGTGATGAATTGAATTTCTGGATCGCTTTGCTCCTATCGGTTCTTTTAACAGCCGTATTAGGGATTATATTGGAAAAACTACTCATTAAGCATGTATATGGAAAAGAACTTGAACAAGTATTATTAACTTTCGGCTTAAGCTTTATTATCGCTGATGTTGTGAAATGGATATGGGGCACAGAAATGCAAACGCTTTCGGCGCCAGCCTTACTTAACGCATCCTTATCAATCGGGGATATGGTGTTCCCGCTTTATCGCTTATTTGTCGTCTTTATTGGCTGTTTATTAGCTTTACTATTATGGTACTTGGAGAGCAAAACGCGCATTGGTGCGATCATCCGTGCAGGTGTCGATGATCGTGCAATGGTTGGTGCTCTTGGTATAAATGTAGGGCTCGTATTTACTGGAGTATTTGCATTTGGAGCGGCATTAGCAGGGTTGAGCGGTGTTTTGGGCGGACCGCTGATCGGAATGTATACGGGGATGGATAGTGAAATCCTTGTCACTTCCCTCATTGTCGTTGTCATTGGCGGTTTAGGTTCATGGAAGGGTTCCTTCATCAGCGCCATTTTAATTGGTGTCATTGAAACATTTGGAAAGGTATGGTTCCCATCCTTATCGATGCTGATTGTGTTTCTGATCATGATAGTTGTTTTAATCATTCGGCCGCAAGGGTTGTTTGGAAGAGAGGTGGCATAG
- a CDS encoding branched-chain amino acid ABC transporter permease translates to MKKIFLYTVLLILLVLAMPLGLSDFGMNLATEIYIMAIFSMSLGLIMGYAGMVSLGHAGFFGIGAYTVAIIGQYVPNTYLLLLISVVISGLIALITGAVFIRTSKFYFLMITLAFGQLLYVLFWQLKPWTGGADGMSVSATLNLGFGEIVSPNGFYYVMGAAFIISYLLLRLFVESPAGKITKGIMENEARMSALGHNVRIYKLLAYTLSGSLAGLAGSLYSYFNVFVSPDLSGWTFSGQVMVMVIIGGVGTLLGPAVGAGVFIYLQNFMSTYTERWPMIMGALLIILVLIGKGGMIHWLRYVKDIIFLRKQIDEEATQNQVKKEEVVN, encoded by the coding sequence GTGAAAAAGATTTTTCTCTACACCGTTCTGCTTATTCTCCTCGTTTTAGCTATGCCGCTTGGGTTGTCTGATTTTGGGATGAATTTGGCGACTGAAATTTACATTATGGCCATTTTTTCCATGAGTCTAGGATTGATTATGGGCTACGCAGGAATGGTGTCACTCGGACATGCCGGTTTTTTTGGAATAGGCGCTTATACGGTTGCGATCATCGGTCAGTATGTGCCGAATACGTATCTGTTGCTTCTGATCTCCGTTGTGATTTCCGGATTGATTGCCTTAATTACCGGTGCAGTATTTATACGTACGTCTAAATTTTACTTTTTGATGATTACGCTTGCATTCGGACAATTATTGTATGTCTTATTTTGGCAGCTGAAGCCTTGGACAGGTGGAGCAGATGGGATGTCGGTCTCTGCCACCTTGAATCTTGGCTTTGGAGAAATTGTATCTCCAAATGGGTTCTATTATGTCATGGGCGCTGCCTTTATCATTTCCTATCTTCTTTTGCGCCTGTTTGTAGAATCTCCGGCCGGAAAAATTACGAAGGGCATTATGGAAAATGAAGCGCGAATGAGTGCCCTCGGCCATAATGTCCGGATTTATAAATTGCTAGCTTATACGTTATCCGGATCTTTAGCAGGATTGGCCGGATCGCTCTATTCGTACTTTAATGTGTTTGTTTCCCCTGATTTGTCAGGCTGGACATTTTCCGGTCAGGTGATGGTGATGGTGATTATCGGCGGAGTCGGTACTTTACTTGGGCCGGCGGTCGGGGCAGGCGTTTTTATCTATTTGCAAAACTTTATGAGCACTTATACGGAGCGCTGGCCGATGATCATGGGGGCTCTGTTGATTATCCTTGTTCTTATTGGGAAAGGCGGAATGATTCATTGGCTGCGATATGTTAAAGATATCATTTTTTTGCGTAAACAAATCGATGAAGAAGCCACTCAAAATCAAGTAAAAAAAGAGGAGGTAGTCAATTGA
- a CDS encoding ABC transporter ATP-binding protein yields the protein MSLLKVENISKSFKTLQVLRNVSLEVNPGERHVIIGPNGAGKTTLFNCITNLLPIDSGAIYLDGKDISKLPAHHLVHLGMSRTFQKNNLFGDLTVEENLHLALVAKKSYRYNVFSPLANRSDIKEETNRILDEWEISSRRHIKAKNLSYGEQRLLEVLLAMASNPKILLLDEPTSGMSPAETAQTSEMIQKLPRSIALVVIEHDMEVVFAIADRITVLHHGEVILSGSPEEVRNNEMVKAIYFGGGAKQHA from the coding sequence TTGAGTTTACTCAAAGTTGAAAATATCAGCAAATCATTTAAAACGCTACAAGTATTGCGCAATGTTTCATTAGAAGTGAACCCTGGGGAACGCCATGTGATTATTGGCCCCAATGGTGCAGGAAAAACGACGCTCTTTAATTGTATAACGAATCTCTTGCCCATTGATTCCGGGGCTATTTATTTAGACGGAAAAGACATCAGTAAACTTCCTGCACATCATCTCGTCCATTTAGGAATGTCCCGGACATTTCAAAAAAATAACTTGTTTGGCGATTTAACAGTGGAGGAAAATCTTCATCTAGCGCTAGTAGCTAAGAAATCGTATCGATATAACGTTTTTTCGCCACTGGCAAACCGGTCAGATATAAAGGAGGAAACAAATAGAATTTTAGATGAATGGGAAATTTCTTCACGCCGCCATATTAAAGCAAAAAATCTTTCTTATGGAGAACAGCGATTGCTGGAAGTGCTATTGGCCATGGCCAGCAATCCAAAGATTCTTTTATTAGATGAACCGACGTCCGGAATGTCCCCGGCGGAAACAGCGCAAACTTCAGAAATGATTCAAAAACTTCCGCGCTCCATTGCGCTAGTAGTAATTGAACATGATATGGAAGTCGTCTTTGCCATTGCTGATCGGATCACGGTTCTTCACCATGGGGAAGTCATATTAAGCGGGTCTCCGGAGGAGGTCAGAAACAATGAAATGGTAAAGGCAATTTACTTCGGAGGAGGCGCGAAACAACATGCTTGA
- a CDS encoding ABC transporter ATP-binding protein: MLELQDVHSYYGTSYILQGVTFSVPKGKCVALLGRNGAGKTTTIHTIAGLHKSKRGSIRFKDQQLQSLSPHQISRLGIGLVPQGRRIFLSLTVKENLTMPARKRKANDGSIWDLEKIYELFPVLKEREKNLGTQLSGGQQQMLAIGRALMTNPEFLLMDEPSEGLAPVIIDQVGEIVIKLKEAGLSILMVEQNIALACKAADEILIMNKGKIVWHGTPDQLMANEEMQHKYLGV, encoded by the coding sequence ATGCTTGAGCTTCAAGATGTCCATTCCTATTACGGAACAAGCTATATTCTTCAAGGGGTGACATTTTCAGTTCCCAAGGGAAAATGTGTGGCGCTTTTGGGGCGGAATGGAGCGGGAAAAACGACAACGATTCATACCATTGCCGGTTTGCATAAATCCAAACGGGGCAGCATACGTTTTAAGGATCAACAGTTGCAATCTTTGTCTCCTCACCAAATTTCCCGTCTTGGAATCGGTTTAGTGCCGCAAGGAAGAAGGATTTTTCTGTCGCTTACTGTAAAAGAGAACTTGACGATGCCGGCGCGAAAAAGAAAAGCAAATGACGGGAGCATATGGGATCTGGAGAAAATTTATGAGTTATTTCCTGTATTAAAAGAGCGGGAAAAAAATTTGGGCACACAGTTATCCGGCGGACAGCAGCAAATGTTAGCGATTGGTCGGGCGCTTATGACGAATCCTGAGTTTTTGCTGATGGACGAACCATCCGAAGGACTTGCCCCGGTGATTATTGATCAAGTGGGTGAGATCGTCATTAAATTAAAAGAGGCAGGACTGTCCATATTGATGGTTGAACAAAATATTGCACTTGCTTGCAAGGCGGCAGATGAGATATTAATTATGAACAAGGGCAAGATTGTATGGCATGGCACGCCCGATCAATTAATGGCAAATGAAGAAATGCAACACAAATATTTAGGTGTTTAA
- a CDS encoding IclR family transcriptional regulator, whose amino-acid sequence MEKIDITLSSVKNGLRILRLFSVEAPELGITEISKQLGLHKTTVHRLLAVLEKEGFVEKNKKNRKYRLGLSILHLSGVVDLHTEIFKDALPVLHALMNESGEAVHLSVLEDDRIVYLYKIECPHPVRLLSYIGRSNPCTCTSSGKVMLAFRPKATVENILRRGLPKYGPNSVTDPKELVSQLAAIRQKGYAVCIDELHEGATSIAAPIRDYSGEVVAAVSIVGPNQRITPAAIPRLIGLACQAAREISSLLGYCD is encoded by the coding sequence GTGGAAAAAATAGACATCACTCTCTCGTCGGTGAAAAACGGACTACGCATTTTGCGCTTATTTTCGGTTGAGGCGCCAGAGTTAGGAATTACAGAAATATCAAAACAATTGGGATTACACAAGACAACGGTCCATCGGCTGCTCGCTGTATTGGAAAAAGAGGGATTTGTGGAAAAAAACAAAAAAAACCGCAAATACCGTCTTGGCCTTTCAATATTGCATTTGAGCGGAGTGGTTGACCTGCATACCGAAATATTTAAAGACGCCCTTCCCGTCTTGCATGCTCTGATGAACGAATCAGGGGAGGCGGTGCATTTATCGGTGCTAGAAGATGACCGGATCGTTTATCTTTATAAAATCGAGTGCCCACACCCTGTGCGTCTTCTGTCTTACATCGGCCGGAGCAATCCATGCACCTGCACAAGTTCCGGAAAAGTGATGCTTGCCTTTCGCCCGAAAGCAACGGTCGAGAACATTCTTCGCCGCGGATTGCCAAAATACGGGCCGAACTCAGTCACCGATCCAAAAGAGTTAGTCAGCCAATTAGCGGCCATCCGCCAGAAAGGCTATGCCGTTTGCATTGACGAACTGCACGAAGGGGCAACGAGCATTGCCGCCCCCATTCGCGACTATTCCGGAGAGGTTGTCGCCGCCGTAAGCATCGTCGGGCCGAATCAGCGAATCACTCCGGCAGCCATTCCTCGGCTCATCGGGCTTGCTTGCCAAGCGGCGCGCGAAATTTCGTCATTGCTCGGATATTGCGATTAA
- a CDS encoding IclR family transcriptional regulator, which translates to MKERKRRTSFSSLENALRLLHLFSMDETELSIADIAERLNIGKSTAHRLLQTLKSEGFVKKDPKTNLYSLGTSLLAMKKIIHSRFPICQIALPFLQELVALSGESAHIATLYGADVIYLYKAECDHPVRLLSYVGKKNPAFCTSTGQAILAYQPKETIDRIIAQGLPAFTPRTITTPPALLEKLVQVRQQGYAISSEELHEGVTSISAPIRNRNGNVRYSVSIAGPIQRVNDRSLPYLTQLVVQTAQAISAKL; encoded by the coding sequence ATGAAAGAGCGCAAAAGACGAACGTCGTTTTCATCATTGGAAAACGCTTTACGGCTGCTCCACCTATTTTCAATGGATGAGACAGAACTTAGCATCGCTGATATTGCGGAAAGGCTAAACATCGGCAAGAGCACCGCCCATCGGCTGCTGCAAACATTAAAAAGCGAAGGCTTTGTCAAAAAAGATCCAAAGACAAACCTTTATTCTCTCGGCACTTCATTGCTGGCGATGAAAAAAATTATCCATTCCCGTTTTCCCATTTGCCAAATCGCGCTTCCTTTTTTGCAGGAACTCGTCGCTTTATCGGGAGAAAGCGCGCATATCGCCACGCTATATGGTGCTGACGTCATCTATTTATACAAAGCAGAATGCGATCATCCTGTTCGTCTTCTTTCTTACGTCGGCAAAAAAAATCCGGCATTTTGCACCAGCACAGGCCAAGCCATTCTCGCCTATCAGCCAAAAGAAACGATCGACCGCATCATCGCCCAGGGACTTCCTGCCTTCACACCAAGAACGATCACCACACCGCCAGCACTTCTGGAAAAACTAGTGCAAGTGAGGCAACAAGGGTATGCCATCAGCAGTGAAGAACTGCACGAAGGGGTGACGTCCATCAGCGCCCCGATTCGAAACCGCAACGGAAACGTTCGCTACTCCGTCTCCATTGCCGGACCGATCCAACGCGTCAACGATCGTTCTCTTCCGTATTTAACACAGCTTGTCGTGCAAACGGCACAAGCCATTTCAGCGAAACTGTAA
- a CDS encoding AMP-binding protein, translated as MKSRMTLSIREMELELQQYQLQKINELLVFVTQFNEFYKEKFRHLCLPVRSMEEFRKLPFTTKEELVQDQQLYPPFGRNHCYPEMSYVRYHQTSGTSGKPLKILDTEESWNWWRDCWFEVLKSSGVTNRDRLFLAFSFGPFIGFWSAYEAAKKMGALVIPGGGQSSKERLYSMIENRATVLLCTPSYALHLAEVAEEMGIDLPSAPVRAIITAGEPGGSVPSTRQQIETRWGADVYDHAGMTEMGAYGYSCSARNGLHINEAQFLAEIIDPETLQPVKEGERGELVLTNFSRYGYPLIRYRTKDIVFCSSTPCSCGNPYRFLPGGIIGRVDDMVVVRGVNIFPSSIETIIREFAEIKEFRIVYYTENEMNQVKVQVESETDVERRLADRLRERIGIRIDVERVAQGSLPRFSMKAKRVVDQRDHQKQVG; from the coding sequence ATGAAAAGCAGGATGACATTGTCGATTCGGGAGATGGAGTTGGAGCTGCAACAATACCAGCTGCAAAAAATTAATGAACTGCTTGTATTTGTCACACAGTTTAACGAGTTTTATAAGGAAAAATTTCGCCATCTTTGCCTGCCAGTGCGGTCGATGGAAGAATTCCGAAAATTGCCGTTTACGACGAAAGAAGAGCTCGTTCAAGACCAGCAGCTATACCCGCCATTTGGTCGAAACCATTGCTATCCGGAAATGAGTTATGTTCGTTACCATCAAACGTCAGGCACTTCTGGCAAACCGCTTAAAATTTTGGATACGGAGGAGAGCTGGAACTGGTGGCGGGATTGCTGGTTTGAAGTGTTGAAATCGAGCGGGGTGACGAACCGCGACCGCTTGTTCCTCGCCTTCTCGTTCGGGCCGTTTATCGGTTTTTGGTCCGCATATGAGGCGGCTAAAAAAATGGGGGCGCTCGTGATCCCCGGAGGCGGGCAATCGTCAAAAGAGCGGCTATATAGCATGATAGAAAACCGGGCGACGGTATTGCTTTGCACGCCGAGCTACGCCCTTCACTTAGCTGAAGTGGCGGAAGAAATGGGAATCGATTTGCCCTCGGCTCCTGTAAGGGCCATCATTACAGCAGGGGAACCTGGCGGGTCTGTTCCGTCAACGCGGCAGCAGATTGAAACGCGATGGGGAGCGGACGTGTACGATCATGCCGGGATGACGGAAATGGGGGCGTACGGCTACTCATGTTCGGCTCGAAACGGGCTTCATATTAACGAAGCGCAATTTTTGGCGGAAATTATCGACCCGGAAACGCTGCAGCCAGTTAAGGAAGGAGAGCGCGGGGAGCTGGTGCTCACCAATTTCAGCCGTTACGGCTATCCGCTCATACGCTACCGGACGAAAGATATTGTGTTTTGTTCTTCGACGCCGTGTTCTTGCGGCAATCCGTATCGATTTTTGCCAGGCGGGATTATTGGACGAGTCGACGACATGGTCGTGGTCCGCGGTGTCAACATTTTTCCGTCGTCCATTGAGACGATTATCAGAGAGTTTGCGGAAATCAAAGAGTTTCGCATTGTTTATTATACGGAAAATGAAATGAACCAAGTCAAAGTGCAAGTAGAGTCAGAAACGGACGTGGAACGACGTCTGGCTGATCGCTTAAGGGAACGGATTGGCATCCGGATCGATGTCGAACGGGTCGCCCAAGGATCACTGCCCCGTTTTTCAATGAAGGCGAAACGGGTCGTTGACCAACGAGATCACCAAAAGCAAGTAGGGTAG
- a CDS encoding FAD-dependent monooxygenase encodes MGQANVKRRPVLVVGAGPIGLTAALALRRFGLPATVIEAEPKDRLRPGSRAIYFHKATLKHLEDIYPGLGETFAKHGVVWPVKRTLFRGKEVYVKRYPSPDPKALPPFTSLPQVEAEKFLYNACLEAGVEFIWETPVREVHTDEEGVTMIAESGERWTCDYMIAADGARSTVRKSVGIKMEGPRTKDYFVVVDVKEDEADPLPLERVFHYQHPAVDGRNVLFVPFAGGWRIDLQLLDGDDPEQFGSVEGVKQWLPKVMPEKYADRITWVSTYRFFQVVAESLTDRHHRVLLAGEAAHLFAPFGARGMNSGVPDAIMAAKAIRAALDAANREEAKAAIAAAANERLIAARYNRDCAGIALEHIQGSAPAANMKREVAASLAPILPRLGKWLDEGPYGPRSGPPQLSTKY; translated from the coding sequence ATGGGTCAAGCAAATGTAAAGCGGCGTCCGGTCCTCGTTGTCGGAGCCGGACCAATCGGGTTAACCGCGGCATTGGCGCTGCGTCGTTTTGGGCTTCCGGCGACGGTCATTGAAGCAGAACCGAAAGACCGTCTCCGTCCAGGAAGCCGGGCGATTTATTTCCATAAAGCTACATTAAAGCATTTAGAAGACATTTATCCAGGGTTAGGGGAAACGTTTGCTAAACATGGGGTTGTCTGGCCGGTCAAGCGCACGTTATTCCGCGGCAAAGAAGTGTATGTCAAACGGTATCCGTCCCCTGATCCGAAGGCGCTTCCTCCATTTACAAGTTTGCCGCAAGTGGAAGCGGAAAAATTTTTGTATAACGCCTGCCTTGAGGCGGGAGTCGAATTTATCTGGGAGACGCCGGTTCGCGAGGTCCATACCGATGAGGAAGGAGTCACCATGATTGCTGAATCTGGTGAACGGTGGACATGCGATTATATGATTGCCGCCGATGGTGCGCGTTCAACCGTCCGCAAGTCGGTCGGCATTAAAATGGAAGGTCCGCGGACGAAAGATTACTTTGTTGTTGTCGATGTGAAGGAAGATGAAGCAGATCCGCTGCCGCTAGAGCGGGTGTTTCATTATCAACACCCGGCCGTAGACGGACGCAACGTCTTATTTGTGCCGTTTGCCGGAGGGTGGAGAATTGATTTGCAGCTACTTGACGGGGATGATCCGGAACAGTTCGGCAGCGTTGAAGGCGTGAAACAATGGCTGCCGAAAGTGATGCCGGAAAAATATGCGGATCGCATCACGTGGGTATCGACGTACCGCTTTTTCCAAGTCGTTGCCGAGTCGTTGACTGACCGTCATCATCGCGTGTTGTTAGCTGGTGAAGCGGCGCACTTGTTTGCCCCGTTCGGCGCGCGCGGCATGAACTCCGGTGTGCCGGATGCGATCATGGCGGCGAAAGCGATTCGGGCAGCGCTTGATGCGGCCAATCGCGAAGAAGCGAAAGCGGCCATTGCCGCGGCCGCCAACGAGCGGCTGATCGCGGCAAGATACAACCGCGACTGTGCTGGCATCGCCTTAGAGCATATTCAAGGCAGCGCTCCAGCAGCCAATATGAAGAGGGAAGTGGCTGCCTCACTGGCCCCAATTTTGCCGCGCCTAGGCAAATGGCTTGATGAAGGGCCATATGGTCCAAGATCGGGACCGCCTCAATTGTCAACAAAATATTAA
- a CDS encoding thioesterase family protein — MEYPFQVNWGDTDAAGIVFYPNFYKWMDQATHHYFSKLGYSTWKLFHEDHTSIPIVEAKCRFQSPLFFEDEVCVKSAIVELRDKVFKIQHQFFKGEQMIAEGYEIRVWANFKNGKPKAEPIPDEIREKMKKAANDNMQVLG, encoded by the coding sequence ATGGAGTATCCATTTCAGGTAAACTGGGGAGATACCGATGCTGCTGGTATTGTGTTTTATCCTAATTTTTATAAATGGATGGACCAAGCAACGCATCACTATTTTTCCAAATTAGGATATTCCACTTGGAAATTATTTCATGAAGATCATACAAGCATACCAATTGTGGAAGCAAAATGCCGGTTTCAATCTCCTCTCTTTTTTGAAGATGAGGTGTGTGTGAAGTCAGCGATCGTAGAACTGCGGGATAAAGTTTTCAAAATTCAGCATCAATTTTTCAAAGGAGAACAGATGATTGCCGAAGGCTATGAGATACGTGTTTGGGCGAATTTTAAAAACGGAAAGCCGAAAGCAGAGCCGATTCCTGATGAAATTCGCGAAAAAATGAAGAAAGCGGCGAACGACAACATGCAGGTTTTAGGGTAA